The stretch of DNA ATTGGAGCATCCAATGCTTCTTCAACATTAGCTGGTTTAGCAGCAAGAATTGCTTTAGTAACATCATCAACTAATTTGATAAACTTATCATTTGATGAAACAAAGTCAGTTTCTGAATTAATTTCAACTAAAGCAGCTGTATTACCATCAAAGGCATATTCAGCTAAACCTTCGGCAGCAATTCTACCAGACTTCTTAGCAGCCTTGGCAACACCGTTTTCTCTTAAGATGTCAATTGCCTTTTCAATGTCTCCATCAGCCTTAACTAAGGCCTTCTTGGAGTCCATCATACCGGCACCAGTACGATCACGTAATTCTTTAACTTGCTTAGCAGTAATATTTGCCATGCTTGTCCTCCTTGTTAGAAACAGTAAAAACTATTCTTGATCTGAATCTTCTTCAGTTTTGCTTTCTTCTGCATCTTCAGTATCAGCAGCACCGTTAGCCATTTCGACTTCAATGCTTTCATCGTTATCGTCTTGACCTTGCTTACCTTCAATAACAGCATCAGCCATTGCACCTGAAATTAAGCGAATAGCACGGATAGCGTCATCGTTTGAAGGAATAACAACATCAACTGGATTTGGATCAGTATTAGTGTCAACCATTGCGACAACTGGAATACCTAAAATATTAGCTTCGTGAACAGCAATCTTTTCCTTCTTAGGATCAACAACAAACAAAACATCAGGAATTCTAGGCATATCTTCAATACCACCTAAGAATCTTTCAAGCTTGTCCATTTCCTTAGTCAAAAGTGAAGCTTCCTTCTTTGGTAATACATCAAAGGTACCGTCTTCTGACATCTTCTTTAAATCTTTTAATCTTTGTACTCGGCTTTGGATTGTCTTCCAGTTAGTCAAAGTACCACCTAACCAACGTTGGTTAACGTAGTATTGACCAGCACGAGTTGCTTCTTCAGCAATTGAATCTTGAGCTTGCTTCTTAGTTCCGACAAAAAGAATTACGCCGCCGTCTTGAGCAACTGCTCTAACAAAAGCATAAGCATCATCCAACATTTTGATTGTCTTTTGCAAATCAATGATGTAGATACCATTTCTTTGAGTGAAAATATAAGGAGCCATCTTTGGATCCCATCTTCTAGTTTGGTGACCAAAATGGACACCAGCTTCAAGTAATTGTTTCATTGAAACTACTGACATAATAAATTCCTCCTATGGTTTTATCCTTCTCAAGCGGTCATTTCAACATTTCGCCAAGTGTTTGGCACCAAAACATTGATCGCTCTTGATGTGTTTTACATGTGTATCTCATTAGACGCACCTTAATAGGATACTAGATTTAACTGTAAGATGCAAGACTAAAAATTAATTGCATGCTCATGCAAGAACTTTTCTTTCCATTGTCTTGAATGGTGCTTGAACCAATATTCGCGCTTCAATGCCAAATTTTTATCAGTAAATTTTTCGTGATAAATCATTTTTACTGGTCGTCTTGCCTTAGTATACTTGGCACCTTTACCTGAATTATGCGCTGTCAGTCGTTTTTGTAAATCATCAGTAAAGCCACCATAAAAACTGCCATCGCTGCAAAGTAAAACATAAAAATAATAGTCCTTGCCCTGTTGTCTTTGCGCACGATCCTCAGGTGTTTCGCGAATAATACGCTGAATTGGCGGCAAAAAATTACCATCCTTGTCGTGAACTTCAATTGCATCTTTTAAGACCAAGCCATCACTTGCTGTATGCTTAACTGCTTCAATAATAATTAAATTACTATTATCCCCGCGATGAGAAACAAACGGCTGTACCAGCTTAATACTTAAATCGTGCTTAATACAATAATAGGCAATTTCATTTAAGCGCTCTGGTCGGTGTACCATAAAAAATTTGCCTTTCATTTTTAATAGCCCACTAGCAGTTGCAATTATTTCTTCTAAATTAATCAAAATTTCATGGCGGGCAATTGCCTTTTTCGGATCAGGATTAACTTCATGTCCCACGGGAACCTTAAAATATGGTGGATTAACAACCACCACATCATAAGAGTCTTTACGTAAAAAACTGGTGGCGTCCTTAACATTTTTTTGAAAAACTGTTATTCGATTTTCCATTTGATTTAATACAATTGACCGCCGAGCTTGTGAAGCCGCTGCTGCCTGAATTTCAACCGCATCATATTTAGCATGATTAAAATATGCTAAATAAATACTAGCAGCACAATTACCAGCACATAAATCCGCAACCTTAGACTTATCACGAATTATTTCTTTAGCTGCTGCTGCCAGCAACAGTGTATCTAGTGAAAAACTAAAAGCTGTTTTGTCCTGAATAATTTTCAAATCATCGCTATACATATAATCAATTCGTTCATTTTTTGCCAGTTTCACCATAAAATTTTGTCCTCTCCCTGAGCTTTGCTATAATATTTTACAACAAGTGGAGGAGTTTAATCATGTTTTATCATTTTATTCGCGTTGTTGCGCGTTTTGTCGTCTGGGTTATCAACGGCCATTTGCATGTTTATCATCAAGACCGCATCCCTGAAGGCAATTATATTTTAGCGGCACCTCACAGAACCTGGTGGGAGCCGATTTTGTTTGCTCTAGCAGCAAGTCCTAAAGAATTTATGTTCATGGCTAAAATCGAATTATTTAAAAATCCGCTTTTACGCTTCATTCTTAAGCATGCACACGCTTTTGCCGTTGATCGTAAGCATCCGGGGCCATCAGCACTTAAAATTCCCATTAAAGGATTGAAAAAGGGTAATTATTCATTAATTATTTTTCCCTCTGGCACAAGACACTCAGCCGAATTAAAAGGCGGCACTTTAGCTATTGCTAAATTGTCTGGTGCTCCTATTGTTCCCGTAGTTTATCAAGGACCAATTACCTTTGGCGGTTTATTAAAACGGCAGCCGCTTGATGTGTGCTTCGGTAAACCAATGCAAATTGATCGAAAAATGCGCTTATCTCATGAAAATGAAGCCCTATTTGATCAACAATTGCAGACTGCTTGGGATCAGATTGATCAAGAACACAACCCTGCTTTTCGTTATATTCCTAAATAAAAAGGTTGGACTCGTTATGAGCCCAATCTTTTTTTACTAGTGTTAAAATAAAATAATAATTATGAATGAATGGAGGAATTTTAAAATTGTTAGAAAAAACATTTTACAAAATGATGCTTAGCAAGTCTTTTCCTTTTCCAGTTAAAGTTACTTACTGGGACGGCAAAAGCGAAATTTACGGTAATGGCAATCCTGAAATTGAAATCATTTTTAAAGAAAAAATTCCAATTTCAGCAATTTCTCGCAATGCTTCATTGGCACTTGGTGAAGCCTACATGGATAAAAAAATTGAAGTTAAAGGCAGTTTACAAAAACTAATTTATGGTGCTTATGAAAGTGCTGGCAGCTTTTTACGATCAAATAAATTTCGTAAATTCTTACCTGAACAAAAACATACTGAAGAGCAAAGTGAAAAAGATGTCCAAAGTCACTACGATATTGGCAATGATTTTTATAAATTATGGCTTGATCCAACTTTGACTTATTCTTGCGCTTACTTTACTGCTGATAACCAAGATAATCTTGAACAAGCACAACTGGCAAAAG from Lactobacillus sp. ESL0785 encodes:
- the rpsB gene encoding 30S ribosomal protein S2, which produces MSVVSMKQLLEAGVHFGHQTRRWDPKMAPYIFTQRNGIYIIDLQKTIKMLDDAYAFVRAVAQDGGVILFVGTKKQAQDSIAEEATRAGQYYVNQRWLGGTLTNWKTIQSRVQRLKDLKKMSEDGTFDVLPKKEASLLTKEMDKLERFLGGIEDMPRIPDVLFVVDPKKEKIAVHEANILGIPVVAMVDTNTDPNPVDVVIPSNDDAIRAIRLISGAMADAVIEGKQGQDDNDESIEVEMANGAADTEDAEESKTEEDSDQE
- a CDS encoding GIY-YIG nuclease family protein produces the protein MVKLAKNERIDYMYSDDLKIIQDKTAFSFSLDTLLLAAAAKEIIRDKSKVADLCAGNCAASIYLAYFNHAKYDAVEIQAAAASQARRSIVLNQMENRITVFQKNVKDATSFLRKDSYDVVVVNPPYFKVPVGHEVNPDPKKAIARHEILINLEEIIATASGLLKMKGKFFMVHRPERLNEIAYYCIKHDLSIKLVQPFVSHRGDNSNLIIIEAVKHTASDGLVLKDAIEVHDKDGNFLPPIQRIIRETPEDRAQRQQGKDYYFYVLLCSDGSFYGGFTDDLQKRLTAHNSGKGAKYTKARRPVKMIYHEKFTDKNLALKREYWFKHHSRQWKEKFLHEHAINF
- a CDS encoding 1-acyl-sn-glycerol-3-phosphate acyltransferase; amino-acid sequence: MFYHFIRVVARFVVWVINGHLHVYHQDRIPEGNYILAAPHRTWWEPILFALAASPKEFMFMAKIELFKNPLLRFILKHAHAFAVDRKHPGPSALKIPIKGLKKGNYSLIIFPSGTRHSAELKGGTLAIAKLSGAPIVPVVYQGPITFGGLLKRQPLDVCFGKPMQIDRKMRLSHENEALFDQQLQTAWDQIDQEHNPAFRYIPK